A genomic region of Melopsittacus undulatus isolate bMelUnd1 chromosome 5, bMelUnd1.mat.Z, whole genome shotgun sequence contains the following coding sequences:
- the GALNT4 gene encoding polypeptide N-acetylgalactosaminyltransferase 4 yields MRIRLARRWTWVRKSCVFIGFLMIAYFVVELSVSSFGASLAGESITKGKWERRFSDRAEEAVDLARPVYDKPPPDPYAPGEWGKPSRLQLSPEEKKQEEDLIEKYAINIYLSDKISLHRHIEDNRLNGCKTKSYNYRKLPTTSVIIAFYNEAWSTLLRTIHSVLETSPSVLLKEIILVDDLSDKVYLKTELEKYISTLKRVRLIRTNKREGLVRARLIGATFATGDVLTFLDCHCECVTGWLEPLLERIAENETVIVCPVIDTIDWKTFEYYMQTAEPMIGGFDWRLTFQWHSVPKHERLRRKSKTDPIRSPTMAGGLFAVSKKYFEYLGTYDTGMDVWGGENLELSFRVWQCGGMLEIHPCSHVGHVFPKRAPYARPNFLQNTARAAEVWMDEYKEHFYNRNPSARKENYGDISERKILRERLKCKSFNWYLKNVFAELHVPEDRPGWHGAIRSAGIASECLDYVLPEHNPTGAHLSLFGCHGQGGNQFFEYTSNKEIRFNSVTELCAEVPEHEDFIGMRSCPKDGSPVPEIIIWHFKEDGTIYHPHSGKCLTAYRTTEGRADVQMRTCNAADKNQMWKFEK; encoded by the coding sequence ATGAGGATCCGTCTGGCGAGAAGATGGACGTGGGTCCGCAAAAGCTGCGTGTTTATCGGCTTCTTGATGATCGCTTACTTTGTGGTCGAGCTGTCGGTTTCTTCCTTCGGGGCTTCTCTCGCCGGGGAGAGCATCACCaaagggaaatgggagaggCGCTTTTCTGACAGAGCAGAAGAAGCTGTGGATTTGGCTCGCCCAGTTTATGACAAACCCCCGCCTGATCCTTATGCCCCAGGAGAATGGGGCAAGCCCTCTCGCCTGCAGCTGAGtcctgaggaaaagaaacaggaagaggATCTAATTGAGAAGTAtgcaattaatatttatttgagTGATAAAATCTCTCTCCACCGGCACATTGAAGATAATCGACTGAATGGGTGTAAAACCAAGTCTTACAACTACAGAAAACTGCCCACAACATCTGTTATAATCGCTTTTTACAATGAAGCCTGGTCGACATTGCTGCGGACGATACATAGCGTTCTTGAAACGTCACCTTCAGTGCTTCTAAAAGAGATTATACTGGTGGATGACTTGAGTGATAAGGTGTATTTGAAGACTGAACTTGAAAAATACATAAGCACTCTGAAAAGAGTCCGTTTGATAAGAACCAACAAACGAGAAGGACTGGTTCGTGCGCGCTTAATTGGCGCTACCTTTGCGACTGGTGATGTCCTCACGTTTCTAGACTGTCACTGTGAGTGTGTGACTGGCTGGCTGGAACCACTGCTCGAGAGGATTGCTGAGAATGAGACTGTTATTGTTTGTCCTGTCATTGACACCATTGACTGGAAAACATTTGAATACTACATGCAGACAGCAGAGCCCATGATTGGGGGGTTTGACTGGCGGCTGACATTCCAGTGGCACTCGGTGCCTAAACATGAGCGTCTCAGGCGCAAATCTAAAACTGACCCAATCAGATCCCCAACTATGGCTGGTGGTTTGTTTGCTGTCAGCAAGAAGTATTTTGAGTATCTGGGTACCTACGATACAGGAATGGATGTTTGGGGAGGGGAGAACTTAGAATTGTCATTTAGGGTTTGGCAGTGTGGAGGTATGTTGGAAATTCATCCGTGCTCCCATGTAGGTCATGTGTTTCCAAAGCGTGCACCCTATGCTAGACCAAATTTCCTTCAGAACACAGCACGTGCTGCTGAGGTGTGGATGGATGAGTACAAAGAGCACTTCTACAACAGAAACCcttcagcaagaaaagaaaactatGGGGATATTTCTGAGAGAAAGATACTAAGAGAGCGTTTGAAATGCAAGAGTTTTAACTGGTATTTAAAGAACGTATTTGCTGAGTTGCATGTACCAGAAGATCGTCCTGGCTGGCATGGTGCTATCCGCAGCGCGGGAATAGCTTCAGAATGCCTAGACTATGTCTTACCAGAACATAATCCTACTGGGGCTCACCTTTCTCTCTTTGGATGTCATGGTCAGGGAGGCAATCAATTTTTTGAATACACATCAAATAAGGAAATTAGATTTAATTCTGTAACTGAGCTATGTGCTGAAGTCCCTGAGCATGAAGACTTCATAGGCATGAGAAGCTGCCCAAAAGATGGATCTCCTGTCCCAGAGATTATTATATGGCATTTCAAAGAAGATGGGACTATTTATCATCCTCATTCAGGAAAGTGCCTTACTGCTTATCGTACAACTGAGGGGCGTGCTGATGTGCAAATGAGAACTTGTAATGCTGCAGATAAAAATCAGATGTGGAAATTTGAGAAATAA